One segment of Solanum lycopersicum chromosome 1, SLM_r2.1 DNA contains the following:
- the LOC101261661 gene encoding uncharacterized protein has translation MAEDGGNAAELPASDPNPCPICLAPVTEESYLNQCFHKFCYSCILRWIKVVSSKHSRAPASVKCPLCKTENFSIIRSYSGGFFQQHSVNGNLDNSGFFTKSHKYRLQCYYTDEGGLFDKFNVLRYWKLQKYLQPNPWLISWLRREIQSLTQEEDVDIIVHHILGVVDSFRRNEQKHIKVAPQAKQEEFKIMVSEATRPFLTGRTDRFVNELELFLASSLTVDAFDRVYIQHLGWKIPEMMGESEVGEPVEHAPLVPYLYLFDEVSDGNE, from the exons ATGGCTGAAGACGGCGGAAACGCGGCGGAGCTACCGGCCTCCGACCCAAACCCGTGCCCGATTTGTCTTGCACCAGTTACCGAAGAGTCCTACTTGAATCAATGTTTCC ACAAATTTTGCTACAGCTGCATTCTGCGTTGGATAAAAGTGGTTTCGAGTAAGCACTCTCGTGCACCTGCTTCGGTGAAGTGTCCTTTATGTAAG ACAGAGAATTTTTCTATTATACGGAGCTATAGTGGAGGGTTTTTTCAACAACATTCTGTAAATGGAAACTTGGACAATAG TGGGTTCTTCACAAAATCTCACAAGTATAGATTGCAGTGCTACTATACCGATGAAG GGGGCTTATTCGACAAATTCAATGTGCTACGTTATTGGAAGTTGCAGAAGTACCTTCAGCCCAATCCTTGGCTTATAAGTTGGTTGAGAAGAGAAATCCAGTCTTTGACTCAG GAAGAAGATGTAGATATTATTGTACATCATATACTTGGTGTAGTTGATTCATTTAGAAG AAATGAGCAAAAGCATATAAAAGTTGCTCCTCAAGCAAAGCAAGAAGAGTTCAAGATCATGGTATCTGAAGCAACAAGACCTTTCCTAACAGGCCGAACTGATCGATTTGTGAACGAGTTAGAACTATTTCTGGCTTCTTCTTTGACTGTTGATGCTTTTGATAGAGTTTATATCCAGCATTTGGGTTGGAAAATTCCTGAAATGATGGGGGAGAGTGAGGTAGGAGAACCAGTTGAACATGCCCCTTTGGTTCCCTATTTGTACTTGTTTGATGAGGTTTCTGATGGAAATGAATAG
- the LOC101261961 gene encoding mevalonate kinase: MEVRARAPGKIILAGEHAVVHGSAAVAASIDLYTYVSLRFPTPADNDERLSLQLKDVSLEFSWPVARIKEAFPNLENPIPPSSCSLETLKLIASLVDEQNIPEANIGLAAGVTAFLWLFTSIHGCKPAKAVVNSELPLGSGLGSSAAFCVALSAAILALSDSVTMDFSHQGWQVFGENQLELVNKWAFEGEKIIHGKPSGIDNTVSTYGNMIKFKSGDLTRLKTNMPLKMLITNTKVGRNTKALVASVSERTLRHPTAMASVFTAVDSISNEVAAIIQSPVPDDLAITEKEEKLAELMAMNQGLLQCMGVSHASIETVLRTTLKYKLSTKLTGAGGGGCVLTLLPTLLSGTVVDKVIADLETCGFQCLLAGIGGNGVEFSYSGIPDIGGNFS, translated from the exons atggaggtGAGAGCTAGAGCCCCAGGGAAAATCATATTGGCTGGTGAACATGCTGTGGTTCACGGATCAGCTGCCGTCGCTGCCTCTATCGATCTCTATACTTACGTCTCCCTTCGATTTCCTACTCCTGCTG ATAATGACGAAAGACTAAGCCTCCAGCTTAAGGATGTGTCATTAGAATTTTCCTGGCCAGTTGCAAGAATTAAAGAGGCTTTTCCAAACTTGGAAAATCCGATTCCTCCTTCCTCATGCTCGCTGGAGACTCTTAAACTAATTGCTTCTCTAGTCGATGAGCAGAACATTCCTGAGGCAAATATAGGTCTCGCTGCAGGTGTCACAGCTTTTCTTTGGCTATTCACCTCAATCCATGG ATGCAAACCAGCTAAAGCAGTTGTCAATTCTGAGCTTCCATTGGGATCAGGCTTGGGTTCGTCTGCAGCTTTTTGTGTTGCACTCTCCGCAGCCATTCTTGCATTGTCAGATTCAGTCACTATGGATTTCAGCCACCAAGGTTGGCAAGTTTTTGGAGAGAATCAGCTGGAATTGGTGAATAAATGGGCTTTCGAAGGCGAGAAAATAATTCATGGGAAGCCATCTGGTATTGACAACACAGTGAGCACATATG GAAATATGATCAAGTTTAAGTCAGGTGATTTGACACGCCTCAAAACAAACATGCCACTTAAAATGCTGATCACTAACACAAAGGTTGGGAGAAATACAAAGGCATTGGTGGCTAGCGTCTCTGAGAGGACCTTGCGGCATCCGACTGCAATGGCTTCTGTGTTTACTGCGGTGGATTCTATCAGTAATgaagtggctgcaattattcAATCACCTGTCCCTGATGATCTTGCCATAactgagaaagaagaaaaactgGCAGAGTTGATGGCGATGAACCAAGGATTGCTTCAGTGCATGGGTGTTAGCCATGCTTCCATAGAAACTGTTCTTCGAACAACTCTAAAGTACAAACTGTCTACTAAGTTAACTGGAGCTGGTGGTGGAGGCTGTGTTTTGACATTACTACCAACCC TTCTGTCAGGAACGGTCGTTGATAAAGTGATAGCTGATTTAGAAACATGCGGATTCCAGTGCCTGCTTGCTGGAATTGGTGGAAATGGCGTAGAATTTTCATATAGCGGCATTCCTGATATTGGAGGCAATTTTTCATGA
- the LOC101262257 gene encoding NADPH-dependent aldehyde reductase 1, chloroplastic, producing MCSRFLPCSARAFSSTFTTHLISPCNFFTNTTKRGRSYPPVNIIARSMASGGQTFPPQKQQTQPGKEHAMDPTPHYSSQDYKPANKLRGKIALVTGGDSGIGRAVCHCFALEGATVAFTYVKSQEEKDAQDTLKLLMQAKAADAKDPMAVPTDLGFDDNCKRVVDEVVSSYGRIDILVNNAAEQYEASSVEEINEERLERVFRTNIFSYFFVTRHALKHMKEGSSIINTTSVNAYKGNAKLLDYTATKGAIVAFTRGLALQLVERGIRVNGVAPGPVWTPLIPASFSEEECANFGKQVPMKRAAQPIEVAPSYVFLASCPESSYITGQVIHPNGGTIVNA from the exons ATGTGCTCTCGCTTTCTTCCTTGTTCAGCTAGAGCTTTCTCTTCCACTTTCACTACTCACCTAATTTCTCCCTGCAACTTCTTTACTAACACCACTAAGAGAGGAAGATCATATCCTCCAGTTAATATTATTGCGAGATCAATGGCTTCAGGTGGACAAACATTCCCACCCCAGAAACAACAAACTCAGCCTGGCAAGGAACATGCCATGGACCCTACTCCTCACTATTCTAGTCAGGATTACAAGCCTGCTAATAAGCTCCGA GGCAAAATAGCGCTTGTGACTGGAGGTGATTCCGGGATTGGACGAGCGGTGTGCCATTGCTTCGCACTGGAGGGTGCAACTGTGGCCTTCACTTACGTCAAGTCTCAAGAAGAAAAGGATGCGCAAGACACACTTAAATTACTAATGCAAGCCAAGGCAGCAGATGCAAAGGACCCAATGGCGGTCCCAACAGACTTGGGATTCGATGACAATTGCAAGAGAGTGGTTGATGAGGTTGTGAGTTCCTATGGCCGGATTGATATTCTGGTGAACAATGCTGCAGAGCAGTACGAGGCTAGTTCGGTCGAGGAGATCAATGAGGAAAGGCTTGAGAGAGTTTTTAGAACTAATATCTTCTCTTACTTTTTTGTCACTAG GCATGCTTTGAAACATATGAAGGAAGGTAGCAGCATAATAAACACAACATCCGTGAATGCATACAAGGGGAATGCAAAACTTCTTGATTACACAGCCACAAAGGGTGCAATTGTTGCATTTACTAGAGGACTTGCCCTTCAGCTTGTGGAGAGGGGCATACGCGTTAATGGTGTTGCCCCTGGCCCAGTTTGGACGCCACTGATTCCAGCTTCGTTTTCTGAAGAGGAATGTGCAAATTTTGGTAAACAAGTGCCAATGAAGAGGGCTGCTCAGCCTATAGAGGTGGCCCCATCATATGTTTTCCTGGCTTCTTGCCCGGAATCCTCCTATATAACTGGCCAAGTCATCCACCCTAATG GTGGGACGATAGTCAATGCTTGA
- the LOC101262564 gene encoding uncharacterized GPI-anchored protein At3g06035: MASLRVSPPTFLFLLAPLLVLATVNCDDEEGHVLSGINSYRQSHSLPALTKQDKADCLADEIADELENQPCPSGGITPAPASQFAQYPKPLDKCNININTTAEGVILPVCVHDRVATLVLTNYTQSRHAGYLNNSKYTGAGIGTEKDWTVVVLTTNTVGGSFTSGVTITSVFGVSTIHYYLMFVLLGLFLAIN, from the exons ATGGCGTCACTTCGAGTTTCTCCTCCTACTTTTTTGTTTCTGCTTGCACCGCTCCTTGTCTTAGCTACAGTGAACTGCGATG ATGAAGAAGGTCACGTCCTTTCCGGTATCAACAGTTACCGGCAATCCCACAGCTTACCAGCCCTAACGAAGCAGGACAAGGCCGATTGTCTAGCCGATGAAATCGCAGATGAGTTGGAAAATCAACCATGCCCCAGCGGCGGCATTACTCCCGCTCCAGCATCTCAATTTGCTCAGTACCCTAAACCGTTAGACAAGTGCAACATAAACATTAACACAACAGCTGAAGGTGTTATCCTCCCTGTTTGTGTCCACGATCGGGTCGCGACCCTAGTGCTAACGAACTATACTCAGTCTCGGCATGCGGGGTACCTTAACAATTCTAAGTATACTGGAGCTGGAATTGGCACCGAGAAAGACTGGACTGTGGTCGTCTTGACGACGAACACTGTCGGTGGAAGCTTTACTAGTGGAGTAACTATTACTAGTGTGTTTGGTGTGAGTACAATTCACTATTATTTGATGTTTGTGTTGTTAGGTCTCTTCCTAGCTATTAATTGA